DNA from Grus americana isolate bGruAme1 chromosome 6, bGruAme1.mat, whole genome shotgun sequence:
TAGTTTGCTTTAGGCCATACAACTGAAGTAGTCTGTGTTGGATAATATTACAACTTAAGTAAAAGCTACTTATAAACACTATGATTTTACAGTTTTATGTGtcatatttgtttatttctgtagaGATACTCTTTGAAATtggatgaaaaaaattgctgtacATAGTAACATGAGTCTTACATTTTGTGTGCTTGTTTAAAAAGACctgattttttgtgtgtgtctttaCCCTAGATATTGAAGCACAAATTCgagaaattcaaggaaaaaagcctGCCCTTGATGAAGCACAAGGAGTAGGCCTTGATTCCACAGGATATTATGATCAAGAAATCTATGGTGGCAGTGACAGCAGGTTTGCTGGATATGTCACTTCTATTGCAGCAACTGAATTGGAAGATGTAAgtgattttatgtatttttttagggCATGCATTTTAAGTGttttggaattaattttgaGTAATTTTTAATAGCAGTTGCTGAAGTCTTATCTGGGAAGCTCCTAAGTTCTAAGTGTGGCTTGTACTTCATGAATGGTGCTTTGAAAGTTATGTAGGCCCAAGCAGAAGGCAAAAAGTTGTGGCCTGGTACTTAATCAGTGTTAGCCTTGACTGGAATAATTAACTTTGTTCTATTGTTGCTGCCAAGATGAAAAATGATggtgaaaaaaatctaataaatcTTGGGCCAACAAACATGACTATTTTAAGATTTCCATTTCTACTACATTTCAAatttcagagcaattttttttttttttttgcaaattgaCTTTTTCACTGTATTATATTCTCCTTATGTATCCTGCTTGTAAGATTTCTTGATGTTAATTTCTACTGTTAACCATTAGACCCCATGCTCAGTTGCAGGAGTAGTCAAACTATGGTTCTGACCAGAAATACGTAGGCAACTACATATTGCGCTGAATGAACTATATTTTTAAGAGGAAGGAAGATTGTTATGTTCAGTTTAGTACTATTCAGTTAGTTCAGTTAGTATATTCTTTTAGTGATGTACTATGTATCATTTGTAGACTTCTAAGAATTCCTTAATTAAAAATTTCCATTACAGGgtctcactgaaatcagtgcaTAGTTTTAAGAGCAGTTTGTCTTCTGGGTTGCTGTAAGTTATTGCACAGAAACTGGCTAATATGAGGAAATAGATAGCAAAAGCATTTTACACATTTTGAGTACTTGTTATTGTGATTGAGAAGGTGTAACTAAATTAACattgtatttctgaatttttcactgtttctgaagcttttttatAGGGTTATTTACTGAAGTTTTGTTCTATCTCTAGCTGGCTATTAAGAAGAAATGGTTTGAATTTCTGTGCACCAGTTTTCATATGCCAGCTAGGGAACTATATCAATAGTGCTAATATGAAATACAGACTTTTTGTATAACTAGTGTAGACAACGTGCTTGATTACATGTAGCATATCACAGAATACCTGAGTCTTGTAGAGAAAAAGTTAACTTAGTGATGTGGGTAGGTTCATCTGATTCAGCAGTTTAGGAGTAATAAAACAAGCCATATGAAAAAGCTTGCTAAAATTTGGAATTGACTATTCTAGTTGcccattttaatcttttctgtgACCACAGTATGTTAATTtggcattattttatttaaatgtaatatcAACACAACAAATTTGCCATGTCTTTTTACTGACAGGATGATGATGACTACCCATCTACAAGTTTGCTTGGCCAGAAGAAGCCAGGCTACCATGCTCCAGTGGCATTGCTTAATGACATACCACAGTCTACTGAACAGGTACATCTTAACTGAAGGCACAAAAACCTACTGTTGTCGGTTTTAGGGGAAAGAAGTGTTAAAGTTTTTTGAGACCAGGTCTTATCTTCTGGACATACAAGATGTATGTAAAGGGCTAaggtattttaattttgctgtaagCTCGTTACTGCTTTAGTTTAGAATTCCACAGGGTGATAAAAATTGGCACTTCTGCATGTAAAGGCAAAGTGGGCATATACACTAAACTACTAAAACCCCCATGTTTTGATAGGTCAGATagttcaaaaaagaaaataactggaAAACTTAATGTCCTTTATACttgtatttttgtaaagaaaatgtaatcaCTTATGTTTTATATTCCTGgagtatttttctgtgaaatttaaaagcatatgAAGTAGCGTTAAGTCTCCCTgcaaaaagaaggggaaaggttGACATGACAGCGTGAAGTACTTTGGTAACAAATGAATAAACTTcttaaaatagcaaatttttGTCAGACGTTATTTCataagaaattctgtttaaaaaaaaaaataaataaattccagtTACAGAAGTAAAGTTTCTATTAGCATAGTGTTTTGACATTCCTGCATAgctgagattaaaaataaagtaggcCTTTTtagtaatactgaaaataaatacaggctTATGGTCACCAGACACTTTTCATATTGTTCTTCATACATATGTGACTAACaagctttttttggtttttagtaTGATCCTTTTGCAGAACACCGTCCTCAAAAGATTGCAGATCGGGAAGATGAGTACAAAAAGCACAGGCGGATGATGATAATTTCCCCTGAGCGTCTTGATCCTTTTGCAGAtggtaatttattttgaattttctatACCCTTTATGAGATTTGTTGTCTTTAATTGTCTTTAGCCCTTTGATTTCTGTTGGCATGCTTATAAacttagttttgttttaaacatccCCTTTTCATAGAGATTTGGTTGAAAACCTAGATGCCATATTCTTCATCTTTATAATACAAGTTTTCTTTCCAGGTagaaggacaagaaaataaTGAGCCATTGCCATAGAAACACAAAGGGTTAAAggtttctcttttcattttgttttgggttgtgcATTATACTTTGAACAACTTGTCTATTGAGTGCTCAGATTCTTTCAGTACCTTGAAAGTTTTCATTCCAAGTCATAGATTTACAGGGttactgcttttgaaatgctAGTTCTCAAAATAGAGCACCTAATTCTTACCATCCTATGTAAACTTAGGTGGTACAgctaaaaaacaaaagcatataTTAAGACTTTGATACTATTAATAGTTCAAGTCTGTTCTGGTATTTTTAGAATGCAAGTCAGGAAAAGGGGTGTTAGTGGGTCTGACAGAAACTTTCTTCAGGTGAGTGAGTTTCACGTGTGGCAATAAGGTGCCTGTTGGCTTAAAATGAGTAGCTATTTTGCAGGTTTTACAAATGAGAATTTCAGCCTGCATGAATTAATAGggatattaattattttacttgCTTAATTGTAATTGATATAAACATGTATTGTCAGAATTCACAGGCCCATACTAACTGTCCTTAATTTCTTTCCTACAGCAGTACTGCTATATGCCAGTCCTGTCTGCATTCTTAAGGGTGCAGTTCAACACATCCTGTGTAGATTATGGTGAAAAAGTATTCCAAAGGAAAGTCCTATCAAAGCTAGTGTCAGAATGACACAGCCAATTGGGCAATGATCTTCAGCATAGAAATGTTTAAGaagtctatttttttccctaaattatAATGCTATACCACTTGTATAGCAAATCtgcacatttttcttaaagaaaagtgtttttcttgaCAAGTCTCATTTTTATAAAGTTGGGCTTCTtgtaaagtatttaaaagattaattaaCGCAAGATACACAGCATAAAACAACATATGGTATACAAAACCCATTACCTGTGAGTATCGTTGTGGCGGTATATGTACTGTATTACATTCAGCTCCCAATCACAATTGTACTTtgagaagagggggaaagtgTCATCATAcagtttttttgggggttttttgttttgttttggttttttaatgaagcCCTTTTACAATATAACACTAGAAGATCTGGGAGACGTGTCCAGATTTGTCAAACTTATAAATGGGTCTTTAtggtaaaacattttaaactttaCTTAGGTATGCAATAGTTATTTATAGTCAGAAAAAAACTAGGATTTAACAGCTTACACAAGGTAATGTTTTGAATATAAATATCTTTCCAAAGTGTTACTAATGGTAAAGAGATAATTTTCTAGGCTTCTATTCTGCTGCTTGAAGTCAGAACTGCTGATGGAGACAAAGGCACGAAAGTGTACGTATTCCGGATTAGCAACCCAGGAACCCATCACTTCTGAAGACTCTTAACTGTGTTGTCATTTTATCATTTATATcggctttaaaatatttgtttgaaacTGCAGTAGTTATGTTTGTGTTCAAACAGGTTAAATTGATCAGCAAACTGAATAAACGTAAGAtacatgtaattttaaaaattttcaatcaaaaagtaaaattaaatgatCATGGAATAATATAATATTAGAGCAGGACATTAGAAAAAGTCAATAGTTTCTGCTTATCCTGTACTCATTGTGCTCCATTCCTGTTGCTGTTCTCTTCCGCAGGAGGGAAGACACCAGATCCTAAAATGAATGCCAGAACATACATGGATGTTATGCGTGAACAGCATTTAACAAAAGAAGAGGTGTGTGGAGGGGACAGTTTTCCACCTGAGCTTAGTTTCATTTTACAACCTTTGAAAGCATGTTAAGAAAGTGGGAACGGAAATATATTGACTGTCTTGACTTAAAAgtccttttctttggaaaatccTGTTATTCACGTGTTGAAAGTCAGTAGACGTTAAAGATGAAAGTTATGAAAAACACATGTTCTACATAATACCTAAACAATGAAGGGAGAAATAGCctcaatatattttaatctggatttttttatagcACTTGgactttttgtttattttctttcagaggaTGAGAcacaaaacctaacagtcaCCGAGGGGTATTCATTGTcagaaatgtttggttttgtgagcTCTGTGTGAGGGGAATCCAGGGAGGttttaaaaggcttttgttGAAAGCCTTAGAACAGATATTGCAGTACCAAGAACTGGTGTAAGGTTGacatttggttttaaatattataaaaaaaaaaaaaaaagtacatgctTTATTCATGgctattaaaaattcattttaataggTAAGATGATGTTGGTAATATAATCAGATCTCTCGTGTAATACCTACAGTGCTATCTTGTTAATTGGAGCAAGATCTTGTAGTTCCAGTGACCTCTGTAGATGTACATTGACTTACCCTACTTAACTTACTTTAATTGAGGCATTAGTTCATAATTTTGACAATATTACTGTTTATGGATCCATTGATAAGTGAAAAACAGTCTAGATTAGTGTGCTTTAACAATGTCATCTCAGAATTTGAAATAAGaatttcagggctttttttgtgtCATGGGAGTAACTCACGTAAACATGTTTTCTAACTCATACACTTTTAATTTACTGAAGTGGAACTTGTTTGGAACAGATGTGTAATGGTTTTAAGGCATACGTATCAGTGACAGAAACTGATAGCGCTCAAAATTCTCCATGCATTTGCATTTGTTGTAATAATGGCTTTTATAATAAATCGATTTAAAAACAGCCCCTCCAAACATATAGCTGCTCTGTCAGCATAGAAGAATTTGAAAAGAGAATGAGCTTGAAAGTAAAATAGCTAATTGCATGTTATTTGAGCAAAACCTcaaaaaatagcataaaaatacatgatacagctgaagaaatctttttttaaaggtataaTCTGAAGAGACCTTCTTAAGATATGTGTTTCttatgtttgtctttttgttcccTTGAATAGAGGGAAATTAGGCAACAACTAGCTGAAAAAGCTAAAGCTGGAGAGCTTAAAGTCGTCAATGGAGCTGCATCTCAGCCACCTTCAAAACGCAAACGGCGTTGGGATCAGACAGCTGATCAGACTCCTGGTGCTACACCTAAAAAATTATCCAGTTGGGATCAAGCAGAGGTAACAATTCTGGTGTTCATCAGCTTATCTGCAGAAGACGTTAATGCTAATCCTCTTGAATTCCAGAAGTTTCTTACTCTACTGAAAAACTAGCAGTCTGTTACTGTATAGTGTGAGAGGGATTAAcacttttggttttgtcttgcCTAGACTCCTGGACATACACCATCTCTGCGATGGGATGAAACTCCAGGCCGTGCAAAGGGTAGTGAAACTCCTGGTGCCACCCCAGGCTCAAAAATATGGGATCCGACTCCCAGTCATACACCAGCAGGAGCTGCAACACCCGGACGGGATACGCCTGGTCATGCAACACCAGGCCATGGAGGTGCCACTTCCAGCGCACGTAAAAATCGATGGGATGAAACACCTAAAACAGAGAGAGGTATTTATGGCAAACTGGAAAACATGTAATGAGTTTTGAATAGTTAATTGTATAGgattttttcatcttaaataaACAGTAGATTCAGAAGTCAGGCAAGAAGTAATTCTATTCTGACCTCTAGTGGTTGATGTGGAGTGATGTTTTTGTCTGAATTTGTAGCATTGAATTCTGCCTCTTAGCTTAACTCACGACTGTGAAAGCACCTCAGCTCAAAAATTGAATCAATTATGGTACATCTGGTGACTGCCACAAGTTGGGATTTTAATGTGTAAAGGAGCTCATGTTGAATTGGTTTATATGATACATTTATGTGTATTGGTTTTgagctgtttaatttttttttgaagagttaGCATTAAAACAAGTTTTGGAAGCATTTTCTCACCTGCCTAATTTGAATAAAGTTCATGTGTCAGAGAACGGTGAAACACCATTGTTCCTTAATGCTTTTATGAATGAGTATGTGGAGTACTTTGTCCAGTTTCTAGAATATCTGagttcttttgtatttttagaattttatcTATTCATGCTAAGATTCAGCAAGAAGATgacatgtttttttcataaaatg
Protein-coding regions in this window:
- the SF3B1 gene encoding splicing factor 3B subunit 1 isoform X3, encoding MAKIAKTHEDIEAQIREIQGKKPALDEAQGVGLDSTGYYDQEIYGGSDSRFAGYVTSIAATELEDDDDDYPSTSLLGQKKPGYHAPVALLNDIPQSTEQYDPFAEHRPQKIADREDEYKKHRRMMIISPERLDPFADGFYSAA